The Primulina tabacum isolate GXHZ01 chromosome 7, ASM2559414v2, whole genome shotgun sequence genome includes a window with the following:
- the LOC142550678 gene encoding uncharacterized protein LOC142550678 — MVLYRRKRSKAGVINDSLPEEKRLPTMVCEYIEKECVNFWWGLDKAGEMTGECDSLFWRFDDKGNYMVRDGCRLQRGLFSLPEHQLEHPIKSWWAFIWSLSVPPKSARGASGKKNKILSMEIGATQWLTIFFGVTMLCDFRRARKKEKIAIQDELVNPKKKWMPPGSCNLKMNVDASVNKDKNHYSVGGVVRDSQGRLLLAFEKQINQPISVVHGEILAIWEGSKLLYEKYL; from the exons ATGGTTCTCTACCGGAGGAAAAGATCCAAGGCTGGAGTCATAAATGATTCTCTACCGGAGGAAAAGAG ACTGCCTACCATGGTGTGTGAGTATATTGAAAAAGAATGCGTGAATTTCTGGTGGGGATTGGATAAGG CGGGTGAAATGACAGGAGAGTGTGATTCTCTTTTTTGGAGGTTCGATGACAAAGGCAATTATATGGTGCGTGATGGGTGTCGTCTTCAACGTGGATTGTTCTCCCTACCGGAGCACCAATTGGAACATCCCATCAAATCTTGGTGGGCGTTTATATGGAGTCTTTCTGTTCCACCTAAG TCCGCACGTGGGGCGTctggaaagaaaaacaaaattttatccATGGAGATAGGAGCAACCCAATGGCTGACAATATTTTTTGGAGTCACAATGCTTTGTGATTTTAGAAGGGCTCGGAAGAAGGAAAAAATTGCTATTCAAGATGAGTTGGTTAATCCGAAAAAGAAGTGGATGCCGCCAGGGTCATGCAATCTCAAGATGAATGTGGATGCATCAGTTAATAAGGACAAGAATCATTATAGCGTAGGAGGAGTGGTTCGTGACTCACAGGGCCGTTTGTTGCTAGCGTTTGAAAAACAAATCAATCAACCAATATCGGTGGTTCATGGTGAGATTTTAGCGATCTGGGAAGGAAGCAAGCTTCTGTATGAGAAATATCTTTGA